A DNA window from Rhizobium jaguaris contains the following coding sequences:
- a CDS encoding Rne/Rng family ribonuclease — MADKMLIDASHEEETRVVVVRGNRIEEFDFESQHKKQIRGNIYLAKVTRVEPSLQAAFVDYGGNRHGFLAFAEIHPDYYQIPLADRQALLKAEAEEHRRDDDVEHVETALDLSQQEQPDIGIVHKDEAEVAVTEEAAAEEAPALEVAAPAEEETPAKKPKPRRSRKKVVAEASAEEAPAVEATATVDAPSEEEEGPSGEMAAMVETDSISEDVDVSKRRHDDDDDDDHDQEEEVIESVGAEDAMEEVPDRTQRKPRKQYRIQEVIKRRQILLVQVAKEERGNKGAALTTYLSLAGRYSVLMPNTARGGGISRKITNPQDRKRLKEIAKMLEVPQGMGVILRTAGANRTKVEVKRDFEYLMRLWENVRTLTLASTAPCLVYEEGSLIKRSIRDLYNKDISEIIVAGEEGYREAKDFMKMLMPSHAKVVQPYRDIHPIFSRSGIEAQLDRMLQPQVTLRSGGYLIMNQTEALVSIDVNSGRSTREHSIEDTALQTNLEAAEEIARQLRLRDLAGLIVIDFIDMEEKRNNRAVEKKLKECLKNDRARIQVGRISHFGLLEMSRQRIRASVLESTTQICSHCGGTGHVRSQSSVALHVLRGIEEYLLKNTTHDITVRTTPDIALYLLNHKRQTIVDYENRFGVSIVIDADNAVGTQHFAIDRGEPVENPVKIESLFNFAAIPEDEDDDIVIEADEDEDEELEEKAAGVEQQPVARSESNEGGRKRKRRRRRRGRGSDTQVEAASESTDASGEDGSEDADEGDEDDNGSSEVSAVSAEDGQQKRKRRRRGKRGGRRNRDGEGNELAAGGEAADYDEGADDENEGEEDAAVTVADIAVAEGEAAVESQPAMAAVETAAVVAEEVKPTKSRSRRKPKAEASPIEAPAAEEVPAVGAGAQTVAEIATDLDAAVEPVAAAERQVIEAEGKPVRANRESNVSSSEPVVRSTRTSEGGEPDGEPTKPKKAGWWQRRGFF; from the coding sequence ATGGCAGACAAAATGCTTATCGATGCGTCTCACGAGGAAGAGACGCGTGTTGTTGTCGTTCGCGGGAACCGCATAGAAGAATTTGACTTCGAGTCGCAGCACAAGAAGCAGATCCGCGGCAACATCTATCTCGCCAAGGTAACGAGGGTTGAGCCCTCGCTGCAGGCCGCCTTCGTGGATTACGGCGGCAACCGGCACGGTTTCCTGGCCTTTGCCGAAATTCATCCCGACTACTACCAGATCCCACTGGCCGACCGGCAGGCGCTCCTGAAAGCGGAAGCCGAAGAACATCGCCGCGACGACGACGTCGAACACGTCGAAACCGCGCTCGATCTTTCCCAACAGGAACAGCCCGACATCGGCATCGTCCACAAGGATGAGGCTGAAGTCGCCGTCACGGAAGAAGCGGCTGCAGAAGAAGCCCCCGCCCTTGAGGTAGCAGCTCCCGCCGAGGAAGAAACTCCGGCAAAGAAGCCCAAGCCGCGCCGCAGCCGCAAAAAAGTGGTTGCGGAAGCTTCCGCCGAAGAGGCGCCGGCAGTCGAAGCGACGGCAACCGTCGACGCTCCCAGCGAAGAGGAAGAAGGCCCGTCCGGCGAAATGGCCGCGATGGTCGAAACCGATTCGATTTCCGAAGACGTCGACGTTTCCAAGCGCCGTCACGACGATGACGACGACGATGATCACGACCAGGAAGAAGAAGTGATCGAATCCGTCGGCGCCGAAGATGCGATGGAAGAGGTTCCTGATCGTACCCAGCGCAAGCCGCGCAAACAGTACCGTATCCAGGAAGTCATCAAGCGCCGCCAGATTTTGCTGGTGCAGGTGGCCAAGGAAGAGCGCGGCAACAAGGGTGCAGCGCTCACCACCTATCTCTCGCTCGCAGGCCGCTACTCGGTTCTGATGCCAAACACGGCGCGCGGGGGCGGCATCTCCCGCAAGATCACCAATCCGCAGGACCGCAAGCGCCTCAAGGAAATCGCCAAGATGCTCGAAGTGCCGCAAGGCATGGGCGTCATCCTGCGCACCGCTGGCGCCAATCGCACCAAGGTCGAAGTCAAGCGCGATTTCGAATATCTGATGCGTCTGTGGGAAAACGTCCGCACGCTGACGCTTGCTTCGACCGCTCCCTGCCTCGTCTACGAGGAAGGCAGCCTGATCAAGCGGTCGATCCGTGACCTCTACAACAAGGACATCAGCGAAATCATCGTTGCCGGCGAAGAAGGCTATCGTGAAGCGAAAGACTTCATGAAGATGCTGATGCCGAGCCACGCCAAGGTGGTTCAGCCTTATCGCGACATTCACCCGATCTTCTCGCGTTCCGGCATCGAGGCGCAGCTGGACCGCATGCTGCAGCCGCAAGTGACCTTGCGCTCTGGCGGCTATCTGATCATGAACCAGACGGAAGCGCTGGTTTCGATCGACGTTAACTCCGGTCGGTCGACGCGCGAGCACTCGATCGAAGACACAGCACTCCAGACCAACCTGGAAGCGGCGGAAGAAATTGCGCGGCAACTGCGCCTGCGCGACCTTGCCGGCCTGATCGTCATCGACTTCATCGACATGGAAGAAAAGCGCAACAACCGCGCCGTCGAGAAGAAGCTGAAGGAGTGCCTGAAGAACGATCGCGCCCGCATCCAAGTCGGCCGCATTTCGCATTTCGGCCTTCTCGAAATGTCGCGCCAGCGCATCCGCGCTTCGGTTCTCGAAAGCACGACGCAGATCTGCTCGCATTGCGGCGGTACCGGCCATGTGCGTTCACAGTCCTCCGTTGCGCTGCATGTTTTGCGCGGCATCGAGGAATATCTGCTGAAGAACACGACGCACGATATCACCGTGCGCACGACGCCGGACATCGCGCTCTACCTGCTCAACCACAAGCGTCAGACGATCGTCGATTACGAAAACCGCTTCGGCGTCTCCATCGTCATCGACGCGGACAATGCCGTCGGTACTCAGCATTTTGCGATCGACCGCGGCGAGCCGGTGGAAAATCCGGTGAAGATTGAATCTCTGTTCAACTTCGCTGCCATTCCGGAGGATGAAGACGACGATATCGTCATCGAAGCCGACGAGGACGAAGACGAAGAACTCGAAGAAAAGGCCGCTGGCGTCGAGCAGCAGCCCGTCGCCCGCTCCGAAAGCAATGAGGGCGGCCGCAAGCGCAAGCGCCGTCGCCGCCGTCGCGGCCGCGGCAGCGACACCCAGGTAGAAGCTGCTTCCGAGTCCACCGATGCATCCGGAGAGGATGGAAGCGAGGACGCGGATGAAGGCGACGAAGACGACAATGGCAGCAGCGAAGTCTCTGCCGTGTCCGCCGAGGATGGCCAGCAGAAGCGCAAGCGCCGCCGTCGCGGCAAGCGTGGCGGCCGCCGCAATCGCGACGGTGAAGGCAATGAATTGGCCGCCGGCGGTGAAGCAGCCGATTATGACGAAGGCGCTGACGATGAGAATGAGGGCGAAGAAGACGCCGCTGTGACCGTCGCCGACATCGCTGTCGCTGAAGGTGAAGCCGCCGTCGAAAGCCAGCCGGCTATGGCAGCGGTCGAAACCGCGGCCGTCGTCGCCGAAGAGGTGAAGCCCACCAAGAGCCGCAGCCGTCGCAAGCCGAAAGCCGAAGCATCACCCATCGAAGCGCCGGCCGCCGAAGAGGTGCCCGCAGTTGGCGCGGGGGCCCAAACAGTTGCCGAAATCGCCACCGATCTCGACGCTGCCGTCGAACCGGTAGCCGCAGCGGAGCGCCAGGTGATCGAAGCCGAGGGCAAGCCGGTACGCGCCAACCGTGAGTCGAACGTCTCCTCCTCCGAGCCGGTGGTCAGATCCACCCGCACCAGCGAAGGCGGCGAGCCCGATGGCGAGCCGACCAAGCCGAAGAAGGCCGGTTGGTGGCAACGCCGCGGTTTCTTCTGA
- a CDS encoding pyridoxal phosphate-dependent aminotransferase: MFSLSKRSDVEPFHAMDVLAEATRRRQAGHAVISMAVGQPSHPTPQAALAASREALGHGRIGYTDALGTLALKQALAGHYQARHGLTIDPAQIAITTGSSAGFNLAFLTLFDPGDSVAIARPGYPAYRNILAALGLDVLEVPVTAETQFTLTPESLEAAQAASGKRLKGVLLASPANPTGTVTGRAALKALADYCADRSIAFISDEIYHGLTFVGEETSALELTDQAIVINSFSKYYCMTGWRIGWMVLPERLVRPIERVAQSLYISAPELSQIAAAAALGAGAELDVYRESYRRNRDFLMRRLPEIGLSIASPMDGAFYAYVDVSRFTNDSMAFARKMLAEINVAATPGLDFDPIEGHRTMRISYAGSNAEIEEAVQRMAAWLK, from the coding sequence TTGTTTTCCCTATCCAAACGCAGCGATGTCGAACCCTTCCACGCCATGGATGTACTGGCTGAGGCGACGCGGCGGCGTCAGGCGGGACATGCCGTGATCTCGATGGCCGTTGGTCAGCCGTCGCATCCCACGCCGCAGGCAGCGCTTGCGGCGTCACGCGAAGCACTCGGTCACGGTCGCATCGGCTACACGGACGCACTCGGCACGCTGGCGCTGAAACAAGCGCTTGCCGGTCATTACCAAGCTCGCCATGGGCTGACGATCGATCCCGCGCAGATCGCGATCACCACCGGTTCGTCGGCCGGCTTCAACCTCGCCTTCCTGACGCTGTTTGACCCCGGCGACAGCGTCGCGATCGCCCGTCCCGGCTACCCAGCCTATCGCAATATTCTCGCTGCCCTCGGGCTCGACGTCCTCGAAGTGCCCGTCACGGCCGAGACGCAATTCACGTTGACGCCGGAAAGTCTGGAGGCGGCGCAAGCCGCGAGCGGCAAGCGACTGAAGGGCGTGCTGCTCGCAAGCCCCGCCAATCCGACCGGTACGGTGACGGGCAGGGCGGCTCTGAAGGCGCTCGCCGATTATTGCGCCGACCGCTCGATCGCCTTCATCTCCGACGAGATCTATCACGGCCTGACTTTCGTCGGCGAGGAGACGAGCGCGCTGGAGCTAACCGACCAAGCGATCGTCATCAATTCCTTCTCGAAATATTATTGCATGACCGGCTGGCGTATCGGTTGGATGGTGCTGCCGGAGCGACTGGTGCGACCGATCGAGCGTGTCGCCCAGAGCCTCTATATCTCGGCGCCGGAACTCTCGCAGATTGCTGCCGCCGCGGCGCTCGGGGCGGGGGCCGAGTTGGACGTCTACCGCGAAAGCTATCGCCGCAACCGCGATTTCCTGATGCGCCGTCTGCCAGAGATCGGCCTCTCCATCGCTTCGCCGATGGACGGCGCTTTCTACGCCTATGTCGATGTCAGCCGTTTCACCAACGACAGCATGGCTTTCGCCCGCAAGATGCTGGCCGAAATCAACGTGGCCGCCACACCCGGCCTCGACTTCGATCCAATCGAAGGACACCGCACGATGCGCATCTCCTATGCCGGCTCGAACGCTGAGATCGAGGAGGCGGTGCAACGCATGGCGGCGTGGCTGAAATAG
- the accB gene encoding acetyl-CoA carboxylase biotin carboxyl carrier protein, with protein MAEKKLGIDQALIRDLANILNETDLTEIEVEQEDLRIRVSRAGTTQYVQAPIAAPAYAVAAPAVAASPAAAAAPAGKSRNPDNVVSAPMVGTVYMAPAPGAAHFIEVGASVKEGQTLLIIEAMKTMNQIPAPKSGIVTEILIQDGRPVEYGEALVVIE; from the coding sequence ATGGCTGAAAAGAAATTGGGCATCGACCAGGCGCTGATTCGCGACCTCGCCAATATTCTGAACGAGACGGATCTGACCGAGATCGAAGTCGAGCAGGAAGATCTGCGCATCCGCGTCTCGCGCGCCGGCACGACGCAATATGTTCAAGCGCCAATCGCAGCACCCGCTTACGCCGTGGCAGCACCTGCCGTCGCCGCTTCTCCGGCCGCGGCCGCCGCACCTGCCGGCAAGTCGCGCAATCCTGATAACGTCGTCAGCGCACCGATGGTCGGCACAGTCTATATGGCACCCGCGCCGGGCGCTGCGCACTTCATCGAAGTTGGCGCCTCCGTCAAGGAGGGCCAGACGCTGCTGATCATCGAAGCAATGAAGACGATGAACCAGATCCCCGCGCCGAAATCCGGTATTGTCACCGAAATCCTCATTCAGGACGGACGGCCGGTCGAATACGGCGAAGCCCTGGTCGTCATCGAGTAG
- a CDS encoding DsbA family protein, which translates to MPLFSKTLLAASAIAIAASLAMVQPAAALDDQQKKEFGEFIKEYLVEHPEVLLDAQAALEKKQDEQRLAQSAQAVAQNKDAIFNSKDDVTIGNPKGNVTVVEFFDYNCTYCRHALPDMDALLKQDPNVRFVLKEFPILGPDSVAASRVSDAFRKLAPDKYAEFHHTLLGTDGRASEDSAIEVATSLGVSEAAIRAEMAKSPNNDSVKATYQLATDLNVTGTPAYVIGDEAISGAIGLQAIQQKIANVRSCGKTTC; encoded by the coding sequence ATGCCCCTTTTTTCCAAAACCCTGCTGGCCGCCTCAGCGATCGCCATTGCCGCGTCGCTCGCCATGGTCCAGCCCGCGGCCGCACTGGATGACCAGCAGAAGAAGGAATTCGGGGAGTTCATCAAAGAATATCTCGTCGAGCATCCGGAAGTTCTTTTGGACGCGCAGGCGGCGCTTGAGAAGAAACAGGATGAGCAGCGCCTCGCCCAATCTGCCCAGGCAGTCGCCCAGAACAAGGACGCCATCTTCAATTCCAAGGATGACGTCACGATCGGCAATCCAAAGGGCAACGTCACTGTCGTCGAGTTCTTCGATTATAATTGCACCTATTGTCGTCATGCACTCCCCGACATGGACGCACTGCTGAAGCAGGACCCGAATGTGCGTTTCGTGCTGAAGGAATTCCCGATCCTCGGACCGGACTCCGTTGCCGCATCCCGGGTCTCCGACGCTTTCCGCAAGCTGGCACCGGACAAATATGCCGAATTCCATCACACGCTGCTTGGCACCGATGGCCGCGCCTCCGAAGACAGCGCGATCGAAGTCGCGACCTCGCTTGGCGTCAGCGAGGCGGCAATCCGCGCCGAAATGGCTAAGAGCCCGAACAATGATTCGGTAAAGGCCACCTATCAGCTCGCCACCGATCTCAACGTCACCGGCACGCCGGCCTATGTCATCGGTGACGAGGCGATCTCCGGCGCGATCGGTCTCCAAGCCATCCAACAGAAGATCGCCAATGTCCGCAGTTGCGGCAAGACCACCTGCTGA
- the accC gene encoding acetyl-CoA carboxylase biotin carboxylase subunit, with product MPMISKILIANRGEIALRVLRACKELGIASVAVHSTADGDAMHVRLADESVCIGPPPSRDSYLNIHQIVAACEITGADAVHPGYGFLSENAKFADILEAHGITFIGPTAEHIRIMGDKITAKTTAQQLGIPVVPGSDGEVKTEADALRTAREIGYPVLIKATAGGGGRGMKVARTEADVIEAWSTARTEAAAAFGNESVYMEKYLSKPRHIEIQVFGDGEGNAVHLGERDCSLQRRHQKVWEEANSPALNVEQRMKIGQICADAMKKLKYRGAGTIEFLYENGEFYFIEMNTRLQVEHPVTEAITGIDLVHEQIRVASGGGLSVTQEDVHFHGHAIECRINAEDARTFVPSPGTITHFHAPGGLGVRIDSGAYQGYRIPPYYDSLIGKLIVHGRTRVECMMRLRRALDEFVVDGIKTTLPLFQELVSNQDIANGDYDIHWLENYLAKGSA from the coding sequence ATGCCCATGATTTCGAAGATTCTCATAGCCAATCGCGGAGAGATCGCCCTTCGTGTGCTGCGCGCCTGCAAGGAGCTTGGCATTGCGAGTGTCGCGGTGCATTCGACCGCCGACGGCGACGCGATGCATGTGCGCCTGGCGGATGAAAGCGTGTGTATCGGCCCGCCGCCGTCGCGCGACAGCTATCTTAACATCCACCAGATCGTCGCTGCCTGTGAGATCACCGGTGCCGACGCCGTGCATCCAGGCTATGGGTTCCTGTCGGAGAACGCCAAATTCGCCGATATTCTCGAAGCACATGGCATCACCTTCATCGGCCCGACGGCGGAGCATATCCGCATCATGGGCGATAAGATCACCGCCAAGACGACCGCGCAGCAGCTCGGCATTCCCGTCGTTCCCGGCTCGGACGGCGAGGTGAAGACCGAGGCGGACGCGCTGCGGACGGCAAGGGAAATCGGCTACCCGGTTCTGATCAAGGCAACCGCCGGCGGCGGCGGCCGCGGCATGAAGGTGGCACGTACGGAAGCGGACGTCATCGAAGCTTGGTCGACGGCGCGTACCGAAGCGGCGGCCGCCTTTGGCAATGAATCCGTCTACATGGAAAAATATCTCAGCAAGCCGCGCCACATCGAAATCCAGGTGTTCGGCGACGGTGAAGGCAATGCCGTTCATCTCGGAGAGCGCGACTGCTCACTGCAGCGCCGCCACCAGAAAGTCTGGGAAGAGGCCAATTCGCCGGCACTCAACGTCGAGCAGCGTATGAAGATCGGTCAGATCTGCGCTGACGCCATGAAGAAGCTGAAGTACCGCGGCGCCGGCACGATCGAGTTCCTCTACGAAAACGGCGAGTTCTATTTCATCGAAATGAACACCCGCCTGCAGGTGGAGCATCCGGTGACGGAAGCGATCACCGGTATCGATCTCGTGCACGAACAGATCCGCGTCGCCTCGGGCGGTGGTCTTTCGGTGACACAGGAGGATGTGCATTTCCACGGCCACGCCATCGAATGCCGCATCAATGCCGAGGACGCGCGCACCTTCGTGCCCTCCCCCGGCACGATCACACATTTCCATGCGCCGGGCGGCCTTGGCGTGCGCATCGATTCCGGCGCCTATCAGGGCTACAGAATCCCGCCCTATTATGACAGCCTGATCGGCAAGCTGATCGTTCACGGCCGCACCCGCGTCGAATGCATGATGCGTCTGCGCCGTGCGCTTGACGAATTCGTGGTCGACGGCATCAAGACCACGCTGCCGCTGTTCCAGGAACTGGTTTCCAACCAGGATATCGCCAACGGCGATTACGATATACACTGGTTGGAAAACTATCTGGCGAAGGGATCGGCTTAA
- the aat gene encoding leucyl/phenylalanyl-tRNA--protein transferase has translation MVGPRGRNPGITPEILLRAYSIGLFPMAESADDPEIFWVEPELRGVLPLDTFHVSKSLAKTIRQKPFDIRFNTDFDAVIAACAEQTNGRPSTWINKTIRSLYSTLHHIGHAHSVEAWEDGKLVGGLYGVSLGSAFFGESMFSRRTDASKICLVYLVERLKKRGFTLLDTQFTTEHLRTFGAIDVPKDQYVKMLEKAMESPNLSFSGG, from the coding sequence ATGGTAGGACCGCGCGGCAGAAATCCCGGCATTACTCCGGAGATCCTGCTGCGTGCCTATTCCATCGGGCTCTTCCCGATGGCGGAATCGGCTGACGATCCGGAAATCTTCTGGGTCGAGCCGGAGCTACGCGGTGTGCTGCCGCTCGATACTTTCCACGTTTCGAAAAGCCTGGCGAAGACCATCCGCCAAAAGCCCTTCGATATTCGCTTCAACACGGATTTCGACGCCGTTATCGCCGCCTGCGCGGAGCAGACCAACGGCCGGCCAAGCACCTGGATCAACAAAACCATCAGGTCGCTCTATTCGACCCTGCACCATATCGGCCACGCCCATTCCGTCGAGGCTTGGGAAGACGGCAAACTGGTCGGCGGGCTCTACGGCGTATCGCTCGGCTCGGCCTTCTTCGGCGAGAGCATGTTTTCGCGCCGCACCGACGCCTCGAAGATCTGCCTCGTCTATTTGGTCGAACGCCTCAAAAAGCGCGGCTTCACACTGCTCGACACTCAATTTACCACCGAGCACTTAAGGACATTCGGTGCAATCGATGTGCCGAAGGATCAGTATGTAAAAATGCTGGAAAAGGCGATGGAATCGCCCAACCTCAGCTTCTCCGGCGGTTGA
- the aroQ gene encoding type II 3-dehydroquinate dehydratase, translating into MAQTIFVLNGPNLNALGKREPGIYGGKTLKDIEADCKSVGESLGFVVDFRQSNHEGVLVDWLHEAGDVAAGIAINPGAYGHTSIALHDAIRAISVPVVEVHISNIHAREEFRHKSMIAPAAKGMICGFGPYGYILALHALKSITQ; encoded by the coding sequence ATGGCGCAAACCATTTTCGTCCTGAACGGACCCAATTTGAATGCCCTTGGCAAACGCGAGCCGGGCATCTATGGCGGCAAGACTCTCAAGGATATAGAAGCCGACTGCAAATCCGTGGGCGAAAGCCTCGGCTTCGTCGTCGACTTTCGCCAGAGCAATCATGAGGGCGTACTGGTCGACTGGCTGCACGAGGCCGGAGATGTCGCCGCCGGCATCGCCATCAATCCGGGCGCCTATGGCCATACGTCGATCGCGCTTCATGACGCGATCCGAGCCATTTCCGTCCCTGTGGTGGAGGTCCATATCTCCAATATCCACGCACGCGAAGAATTCCGGCACAAATCGATGATCGCGCCCGCCGCCAAGGGTATGATCTGCGGTTTCGGGCCTTACGGCTACATCCTGGCGCTGCACGCGCTGAAATCCATCACGCAATAA